Proteins encoded by one window of Chryseobacterium foetidum:
- the tsf gene encoding translation elongation factor Ts: MSYTPVAADVAKLRNQTGAGMMDCKKALVEAEGDFEKAVDILRKKGQKVAANRADRDSSEGAVIARVNEDNTLGTIISLNCETDFVAKNEAFIELAYELAEMAIFAATKEELLATDFHGMTVADKLIEQTGVIGEKIEIGAFERITGPFLGAYIHAGNKIAAITALSAKVDGADEAAKSVSMQAAAMNPIALDETKVSQETIDKELEIERHKLTEEGKPANIIDNILKGKMQRFYKDNTLVHQDFIKDSSMSVADYVKSVNGDLKVTGFIRVSL, from the coding sequence ATGTCTTATACACCAGTAGCTGCAGACGTAGCAAAATTGAGAAACCAAACCGGTGCAGGTATGATGGACTGCAAGAAAGCTTTAGTAGAAGCTGAAGGAGATTTCGAAAAAGCAGTAGATATCCTTAGAAAAAAAGGACAGAAAGTAGCTGCAAACAGAGCAGACAGAGATTCTTCTGAAGGCGCTGTAATCGCTAGAGTAAATGAAGATAACACTTTGGGTACTATCATTTCTTTAAACTGTGAGACTGACTTCGTTGCTAAAAACGAGGCGTTCATCGAGTTGGCTTACGAATTGGCAGAAATGGCTATTTTCGCTGCTACGAAAGAAGAATTATTAGCTACAGATTTCCACGGGATGACTGTTGCTGACAAATTGATCGAGCAAACTGGAGTTATCGGTGAGAAAATCGAAATCGGTGCATTCGAAAGAATTACAGGTCCTTTCCTTGGAGCTTACATCCACGCTGGAAACAAAATCGCTGCAATCACTGCACTTTCTGCTAAAGTAGACGGAGCTGACGAAGCTGCAAAATCTGTTTCTATGCAGGCTGCTGCTATGAACCCAATCGCTCTTGACGAAACTAAAGTTTCTCAGGAAACTATCGATAAAGAACTGGAAATCGAAAGACACAAACTTACTGAAGAAGGTAAGCCTGCAAACATTATCGATAACATCCTGAAAGGTAAAATGCAGAGATTCTACAAAGACAACACATTGGTTCATCAGGATTTCATCAAAGACAGCTCAATGTCTGTTGCTGATTATGTAAAATCTGTAAACGGAGATCTTAAAGTTACTGGATTTATCAGAGTTAGTTTGTAA
- a CDS encoding acetyl-CoA carboxylase carboxyltransferase subunit alpha, whose amino-acid sequence MEYLSFELPIKELMDQYQTCSLVGEESGVDVKLACSQIEDKIRDTKKEIYGNLTPWQRVQLSRHPDRPYTLDYINGMVDKGSFLELHGDRNFADDPALIGGLATLDGQRIMILGTQKGRTTKERQHRRFGMPNPEGYRKALRLMKLAEKFKIPVVTLVDTPGAYPGLEAEERGQGEAIARNIFEMTMLKTPIFTYIIGEGASGGALGIGVGNKVYMLENTWYTVIAPESCSSILWRNWDHKEDAANALNLTPQDALREKFIDGIIEEPLGGAHYDPETTYLNLKASILQNIKAFSKFTGKELETHRQDKFIAMGQFKG is encoded by the coding sequence ATGGAATATTTAAGTTTCGAACTTCCTATAAAAGAGCTGATGGATCAGTATCAAACCTGTTCATTGGTAGGAGAAGAAAGTGGTGTTGATGTAAAATTAGCATGCAGCCAGATCGAAGACAAGATCAGAGATACCAAAAAAGAAATCTACGGAAATCTTACGCCATGGCAGAGGGTACAGCTTTCCCGTCATCCGGATCGCCCATACACCTTGGATTATATCAATGGTATGGTAGATAAAGGAAGTTTTCTTGAGCTTCACGGCGACAGGAATTTCGCTGATGATCCTGCATTGATTGGTGGCTTGGCAACACTTGACGGTCAGAGAATCATGATTCTTGGAACTCAGAAAGGAAGAACGACAAAAGAAAGACAGCACAGAAGATTCGGTATGCCGAATCCTGAAGGATACAGAAAAGCTTTGAGACTGATGAAGCTTGCCGAAAAATTCAAAATTCCTGTTGTTACTTTAGTTGACACACCGGGAGCTTATCCAGGCCTGGAAGCTGAGGAAAGAGGACAAGGTGAAGCCATTGCAAGAAATATTTTCGAAATGACGATGCTTAAAACTCCTATTTTCACTTACATCATCGGTGAAGGAGCGAGTGGCGGCGCATTGGGAATTGGTGTTGGTAATAAAGTGTATATGCTTGAAAACACCTGGTACACAGTAATTGCACCGGAAAGTTGCTCTTCAATCCTATGGAGAAACTGGGATCACAAGGAAGATGCTGCAAACGCATTGAATTTAACTCCACAAGATGCATTAAGAGAAAAATTCATCGACGGAATCATTGAAGAACCACTTGGTGGCGCTCATTACGATCCTGAAACAACTTATTTGAATTTAAAAGCTTCAATTTTACAGAATATTAAGGCTTTCTCTAAATTCACAGGCAAAGAACTTGAAACGCACAGACAGGACAAGTTTATTGCGATGGGGCAATTTAAAGGCTAA
- a CDS encoding T9SS type B sorting domain-containing protein produces MKRFLLSIFAFLCLSLNAQLDTDHWFAPMAAKAGTANLQSVLYLSTNETTPFSVQIFNNNTVFTTVQVSKNNPAQVNIPEGFMFATNQADLFTPNSMGIYVKGSKRFFANFRFSVTNHAEIITSKGLASLGTKFYAAMAPLTGSNFYISSMIGISATEDNTNVVISGYNPNVLFSDGISAPTRTVTLNKGQSYILDAVSADAAENMNGLVGAKIESTKPVSVTNGNFNGIYTNNNFTNNDILMDQAVPVDKLGKDFALVKGNGSLTTGMETALIVATEDNTTFTINGTASGVTLNAGQYFLLPVNYYINQGNNIYNLGITATKNVYVYQLLAGASSGTEYATGGFNFIPPLSCFMPNQIDEIAQINRIGNTTYATKLNILTQTGATVTINGANVAATAGPYPVPGNANWVTYSVPNVSGNVTVNSTKSVTAGIAAGSGAVGYGGYFAGFSSVPAITKTGDCYLGVILQVDSSYDAYQWFLNGQPIAGATSYSINPETYGAGNYTCQITKNNCETKLTAIYAYTSCPPIPTATYTIGSCQTKQINPALVVSTQTIVPSSVNVVQAPASGTTSVNTSTGQITYTPNISLTADVADSFMYSVQGNGNPADIEYFKVIINVDVLQTANATLSVCSNANGTGTYDLTLAVVTSDTGTTIAYYADAALTSLIGNSNSYSTIATTVYANVTSQYGCSKTAQITLNINSSPNINTANYNSNLCDDNLDGSINITFSTITPQIVSNSANFTVKYYLNQIDATAGNNTNLPNNWTYTANTTVYVRVESSNGCPPAFGQINFTIGSKITLLTQDYSTLVCDTNWDGTENVDLNTYKNNFTTDPAVSLTFYNTLADAQNTTGAVSANQMIAPSQAFYVRFQSTNSCPNIAKLTLTLDQIVTSNATLTACGDAAGNASFNLTTAIVTTTAGTTITYFGDAALTIPLLPPTNVVSWGTTVYANVTTAFGCSKVVPIILAVNPSPNINTANFNGAVCDDNLDGTVNITFSAITPQIVSNSGSFTVKYYLTAAAATAGGTNNLPNNWTYTANTTVFVRVESANGCAPAFGQINFTIGAKIPLITSNVITQVCDLDLSGSESVNLNDYKNLFTADPSVSLSFYTTLANAQNGTAPVNAVQNITGAQVFFVRFTGANGCPVVAQISITLKAGKKSDVLKNQIVCPGQRAVLDAGSGFTSYLWNTGATTQSILAGEGNYYVDLTFNGCVYRQNVMVTTAVLPTITSINVTAGTATINVSGGTPPYLYSINGFDYQTSNIFTGLSRGPYKAYVKSEDGCEPIVRDFLIINLINAITPNGDGYNDYLDYTDLQIKENVSIEVVDRYGAPLYRSTGKNFKWDGRAGNRNLPTGTYWYVIKWAEPDTKLPVSYSGWLIIKNRE; encoded by the coding sequence ATGAAAAGATTTTTACTAAGTATTTTTGCATTTCTGTGTTTATCCCTTAATGCTCAGCTTGATACCGATCACTGGTTTGCTCCCATGGCAGCAAAAGCAGGAACCGCTAATTTACAAAGCGTACTGTACCTTTCCACGAACGAAACGACGCCATTCAGCGTGCAGATTTTTAACAATAATACTGTTTTTACAACAGTACAGGTAAGCAAAAACAATCCTGCTCAGGTCAACATTCCTGAAGGATTCATGTTTGCAACGAATCAGGCAGATCTTTTCACTCCTAACAGTATGGGAATTTATGTGAAAGGGAGTAAAAGATTTTTTGCCAATTTTAGATTTTCGGTAACCAATCACGCAGAGATTATTACCTCAAAAGGTCTTGCAAGTCTTGGGACAAAGTTTTACGCAGCCATGGCCCCACTCACCGGAAGTAATTTTTACATCAGTTCCATGATCGGAATTTCAGCTACGGAAGATAATACCAACGTTGTTATTTCCGGATATAATCCCAATGTACTTTTCAGCGACGGGATCTCAGCTCCTACCAGAACAGTAACTTTAAATAAAGGACAATCCTACATTTTAGATGCTGTAAGTGCAGACGCAGCCGAAAATATGAATGGTCTTGTCGGGGCAAAAATTGAATCTACAAAACCTGTTTCTGTTACCAATGGTAATTTCAATGGCATTTATACCAACAACAATTTCACCAACAATGATATTTTGATGGATCAGGCTGTGCCGGTGGACAAACTCGGGAAAGATTTTGCTTTGGTAAAAGGTAACGGCTCACTTACGACAGGTATGGAAACTGCCCTGATTGTAGCGACAGAAGACAATACCACCTTTACAATTAACGGCACAGCGTCCGGCGTTACTTTAAACGCAGGACAGTATTTTTTACTTCCCGTAAACTATTACATTAATCAGGGCAATAATATTTATAATTTAGGAATAACGGCTACCAAAAATGTTTATGTCTATCAGCTTTTAGCCGGTGCGAGCTCAGGAACAGAATATGCAACAGGAGGTTTTAACTTCATACCACCGTTAAGCTGTTTTATGCCCAATCAGATTGACGAAATTGCTCAAATCAACAGAATCGGCAACACCACTTACGCTACTAAACTGAATATTCTTACACAAACAGGAGCAACAGTTACTATAAATGGTGCCAATGTAGCTGCAACGGCCGGACCTTATCCTGTGCCGGGAAATGCTAACTGGGTCACCTATTCTGTACCCAATGTTTCCGGAAACGTTACAGTAAACTCTACAAAATCCGTGACCGCAGGAATAGCAGCCGGAAGTGGCGCAGTAGGTTACGGCGGTTATTTCGCTGGATTCTCTTCTGTTCCGGCAATTACCAAAACAGGAGACTGTTATTTAGGTGTGATCCTTCAGGTAGACAGCAGTTACGATGCTTATCAGTGGTTTTTAAACGGACAGCCTATTGCAGGTGCAACATCCTACTCTATTAATCCTGAAACGTATGGTGCCGGAAATTACACGTGTCAGATTACCAAAAACAATTGTGAAACCAAACTGACAGCTATTTATGCTTATACCAGCTGTCCGCCAATTCCTACAGCGACTTACACGATTGGAAGCTGCCAAACAAAGCAAATCAATCCTGCACTTGTGGTTTCAACACAAACAATAGTGCCTTCAAGTGTAAATGTGGTTCAGGCTCCTGCTTCGGGAACTACATCTGTAAATACTTCTACAGGACAGATAACCTATACGCCAAATATATCTCTTACCGCTGATGTTGCAGACAGTTTTATGTACTCAGTTCAGGGGAATGGAAATCCTGCTGATATTGAATATTTTAAGGTCATCATAAATGTTGATGTTTTACAAACTGCAAACGCTACACTTTCAGTCTGCTCAAATGCAAACGGAACAGGTACTTATGATTTGACTTTGGCAGTAGTAACATCTGATACAGGAACGACAATTGCATATTATGCTGATGCTGCGCTTACCTCTTTAATTGGAAACTCAAACAGTTACAGCACAATTGCAACAACGGTTTACGCTAACGTAACTTCACAATATGGATGTTCAAAAACAGCTCAGATAACATTAAATATAAATTCATCACCAAATATCAATACTGCTAATTACAACTCAAACCTTTGCGATGATAATTTAGACGGAAGTATTAATATCACCTTTTCAACTATCACGCCGCAGATTGTAAGCAATTCAGCCAACTTTACTGTAAAATATTATTTAAATCAGATTGACGCAACTGCAGGAAACAACACAAACCTTCCTAATAACTGGACATACACTGCAAATACAACAGTTTACGTAAGAGTAGAATCCTCAAATGGATGTCCACCCGCTTTTGGACAAATCAATTTTACAATTGGTTCTAAAATAACTTTATTAACTCAGGATTACAGTACCTTGGTGTGTGATACTAACTGGGACGGAACAGAGAATGTAGACTTAAATACTTATAAAAACAATTTCACAACTGACCCTGCGGTTTCATTGACGTTTTATAATACTTTGGCTGATGCGCAAAATACAACAGGAGCTGTCAGTGCAAATCAGATGATTGCTCCTTCTCAGGCTTTCTATGTAAGATTTCAAAGTACAAACAGCTGTCCGAATATTGCCAAACTAACTTTAACTTTAGATCAGATTGTTACATCCAATGCCACTTTAACTGCTTGTGGTGATGCTGCCGGAAATGCCAGCTTCAACCTTACAACAGCAATTGTAACAACTACGGCAGGTACAACGATTACCTATTTTGGAGACGCCGCACTTACAATTCCACTTTTACCACCTACAAATGTTGTATCCTGGGGTACAACTGTATATGCAAACGTCACTACAGCTTTTGGCTGTTCCAAGGTCGTACCTATTATCTTAGCAGTTAATCCTTCACCCAATATAAATACCGCCAATTTCAACGGAGCGGTTTGCGATGATAATTTAGATGGAACGGTAAATATTACCTTCTCTGCGATAACGCCTCAAATTGTAAGCAATTCAGGAAGTTTTACCGTTAAATATTATCTCACTGCAGCGGCTGCCACAGCGGGAGGAACCAATAACCTTCCCAACAACTGGACCTATACAGCAAATACAACAGTTTTTGTAAGAGTGGAATCTGCAAATGGCTGTGCACCGGCTTTCGGACAGATAAATTTTACAATTGGTGCAAAAATTCCTTTAATCACCAGCAACGTCATCACTCAGGTTTGCGATCTCGATTTAAGTGGTTCAGAATCTGTTAATTTAAATGACTATAAAAATCTTTTTACAGCAGATCCTTCGGTTTCATTATCATTTTATACCACTTTAGCCAACGCTCAAAACGGAACAGCTCCAGTTAACGCTGTTCAGAATATTACCGGTGCTCAGGTGTTTTTTGTGAGATTTACAGGTGCAAATGGTTGCCCTGTCGTTGCACAGATAAGCATTACACTGAAGGCAGGAAAAAAATCTGATGTTCTTAAAAATCAGATCGTCTGTCCGGGGCAGAGAGCTGTTCTGGATGCAGGCTCAGGCTTCACTTCCTATTTATGGAATACGGGAGCTACTACGCAGAGTATTTTAGCTGGTGAAGGCAATTATTATGTTGATCTCACATTCAACGGATGCGTTTACAGACAAAATGTAATGGTAACAACCGCTGTTTTACCTACGATCACCAGCATTAATGTAACTGCGGGAACGGCTACCATTAATGTCAGCGGCGGAACACCTCCTTACCTTTACTCAATCAACGGATTTGATTACCAGA
- the gltX gene encoding glutamate--tRNA ligase: MSKVRVRFAPSPTGPLHLGGVRTALYDYLFAKNQGGEFVLRIEDTDTARYVEGAEEYIEEALEWCGIIPDESPKKGGKFAPYRQSERRDIYDRYTEQILKTDYAYIAFDTAEELEAIRAEYEAKGDVFSYDNKTRNRLRNSLSLSEEEVQKLLDEKTPYVVRFKMPVDRTLGLVDIIRGNSAVNTDSLDDKVLVKNDGMPTYHFANIIDDHEMEITHVIRGEEWLPSLGLHTLLYEAMGWEAPEFAHLSLILKPEGKGKLSKRDGDKFGFPVFPLNFTDPATGNVSKGYRESGYLPEAFINMVALLGWSPADDKEILSLEEMAKEFDLNKVHKAGARFSKEKSEWFNHQYIQLKSDQELLHLLKNSDLNLNIEDEKLLKIIHLMKERATFPNDIYENGKFFFEAPTSYDEKASKKAWNEETSTLLTEFSSVLNDTEVFTSENIKQKLHDFAENKGVGMGKVMMPLRLALVGELKGPDVPDIVELVGKEESIARISNAVNNIK, translated from the coding sequence ATGAGCAAAGTAAGAGTACGTTTTGCACCAAGTCCTACAGGGCCATTGCATTTGGGAGGCGTAAGAACCGCATTATATGATTATCTTTTTGCAAAAAATCAGGGTGGTGAATTTGTTTTGAGAATCGAAGATACCGATACTGCAAGATATGTTGAAGGTGCTGAAGAATACATCGAAGAAGCTTTGGAATGGTGCGGAATTATTCCAGACGAGAGCCCAAAGAAAGGCGGAAAATTTGCTCCATACAGACAGTCTGAAAGAAGAGATATTTACGACAGATATACTGAGCAAATTTTGAAAACAGATTATGCTTACATTGCTTTTGATACAGCCGAAGAACTGGAAGCCATCCGGGCTGAATATGAAGCTAAAGGAGATGTATTTTCTTACGATAATAAAACCAGAAACCGCTTAAGAAACAGCCTTTCACTTTCTGAAGAGGAAGTTCAAAAGCTTTTGGATGAAAAGACGCCTTACGTTGTAAGATTTAAAATGCCAGTTGACCGAACTTTAGGATTGGTGGATATTATTAGAGGAAATTCTGCGGTGAATACAGACTCTTTAGACGATAAAGTTCTGGTAAAAAATGACGGAATGCCAACGTACCATTTCGCCAACATCATCGATGACCACGAGATGGAAATTACACACGTGATTCGTGGTGAAGAATGGTTGCCATCTTTAGGTTTACATACATTATTATACGAAGCAATGGGGTGGGAAGCGCCTGAGTTTGCACACCTTTCTTTAATTTTAAAACCTGAAGGAAAAGGAAAATTAAGCAAAAGAGACGGCGATAAATTCGGATTCCCTGTTTTTCCTTTGAATTTTACAGATCCTGCTACCGGAAATGTTTCTAAAGGATATAGAGAAAGCGGATATTTGCCTGAAGCATTCATCAATATGGTGGCACTTTTGGGTTGGTCTCCCGCAGATGATAAAGAGATTTTGTCTCTGGAAGAAATGGCAAAAGAATTTGATTTAAATAAAGTTCATAAAGCCGGAGCCAGATTCAGCAAAGAAAAATCTGAGTGGTTCAATCATCAGTACATTCAGTTGAAATCGGATCAAGAATTGTTACATCTTCTGAAAAATTCAGATTTAAATTTAAATATTGAAGATGAAAAGTTGTTGAAAATCATTCACTTGATGAAAGAAAGAGCTACTTTCCCAAATGACATTTACGAAAACGGAAAGTTCTTCTTTGAGGCACCAACTTCTTACGACGAAAAAGCTTCAAAAAAGGCATGGAATGAGGAAACTTCAACTCTTTTGACTGAATTTTCTTCTGTTTTAAACGACACAGAGGTATTCACTTCAGAAAACATCAAACAAAAATTACACGATTTTGCCGAAAACAAAGGCGTGGGAATGGGAAAAGTGATGATGCCGCTACGTTTGGCTTTAGTAGGAGAATTGAAAGGACCGGATGTTCCCGATATCGTGGAACTTGTTGGTAAAGAAGAAAGTATCGCCAGAATAAGCAATGCTGTAAATAATATTAAATAG
- a CDS encoding phosphomannose isomerase type II C-terminal cupin domain yields the protein MLEIGERPWGTYYVLADEVNYKLKRIVVNPGKRLSYQYHYKRQEQWTVIEGDATVVLDDKEINLKYGESIFIPLGAKHRMMNLSDQPVVFIEVQTGTYFGEDDIVRIEDDYNRS from the coding sequence ATGCTTGAAATCGGTGAAAGACCTTGGGGAACGTATTATGTACTGGCTGATGAGGTAAACTACAAACTGAAAAGAATTGTGGTAAATCCCGGAAAGAGACTTTCTTATCAGTATCACTATAAAAGACAGGAACAATGGACTGTCATTGAAGGTGACGCTACGGTGGTTTTAGATGATAAGGAAATCAATCTGAAGTACGGTGAAAGTATTTTTATCCCATTGGGAGCTAAGCACAGAATGATGAATCTTTCAGATCAGCCTGTTGTTTTTATCGAAGTTCAGACAGGAACTTATTTTGGAGAGGATGATATTGTGCGGATTGAAGATGATTACAACAGAAGTTAA
- a CDS encoding DUF6759 domain-containing protein has product MKKIFLILFVCLFSLGFAQKKKSKSKAKAVAEKETLIIYTEQDAEISNEARIIAGFLKQNPGHEKTEYFKRKLIGIIMADNSPEAKPTITPMSKEKVEKITKSQDLGSKSVASNSAPKRTVNYASVGSKKAGTSEEHKRTADYLSHIFNQDDSDPTAYINIKNRSKCNLIVKITGKKYYNLNVPANGQNYVQVDKGEYVLTTMVCDAKYSSLKRIAKDIELELSVSD; this is encoded by the coding sequence ATGAAGAAAATTTTTCTAATCCTTTTTGTCTGCCTTTTCAGCTTAGGTTTTGCTCAGAAGAAAAAATCTAAATCAAAAGCGAAAGCTGTTGCAGAAAAAGAGACATTGATTATATATACTGAGCAGGACGCAGAGATTTCGAACGAAGCAAGAATTATTGCAGGTTTTCTGAAACAGAATCCGGGACACGAAAAAACGGAGTATTTCAAAAGAAAGCTAATTGGAATAATCATGGCAGACAATTCTCCGGAAGCCAAACCTACCATCACACCTATGAGTAAGGAAAAGGTGGAGAAAATTACCAAAAGCCAGGATCTGGGAAGCAAATCTGTCGCATCCAATTCCGCTCCGAAACGCACTGTAAATTATGCCAGTGTCGGAAGTAAAAAAGCAGGTACGAGCGAAGAGCACAAAAGAACTGCGGATTATCTTTCCCATATTTTCAATCAGGATGATTCAGATCCCACGGCCTACATCAATATCAAAAACAGATCAAAATGTAACCTCATCGTAAAAATTACCGGAAAAAAATATTACAACCTCAATGTTCCTGCAAACGGACAAAATTACGTGCAGGTTGATAAAGGTGAATATGTTTTAACCACTATGGTTTGCGATGCGAAATATTCTTCTCTGAAGAGAATTGCAAAAGATATCGAGCTTGAATTGAGTGTGAGCGATTGA
- a CDS encoding FkbM family methyltransferase, translating to MRNFSFFGQKKKTEINREKSFKTDYAVGKYKLVLKDNHMLEKYQAQYPLYDRFLPYFCSFFDGLIVDIGANIGDTSIAIFSQNDKCFVVGVEPDADFYKECVESIVMNNLTDRFLGVQKFISTRKGAFVIEKDKTSSTGSINESSGEEQNNTISFEDLLSVIPEKLCEKFDILKIDTDGYDWDVINTFSDLGKAHKYLPKFVFFEMQTFLNNDSAKTLQRDEMNNKYLEALSELKDLGYTHFSLFDNFGTYVKTTESIEEIKTLNDYLIRSQVLNRYSTIFYFDVLAYNEGELKFVNDRITEFYTQK from the coding sequence ATGAGAAATTTTAGTTTTTTCGGACAGAAAAAGAAAACGGAGATCAACAGAGAAAAAAGTTTTAAGACTGATTATGCAGTCGGAAAATATAAACTTGTCCTAAAAGATAATCATATGCTTGAAAAATATCAGGCACAATATCCTTTGTATGATAGATTTTTACCTTACTTCTGTAGCTTCTTTGATGGCTTGATTGTAGATATAGGTGCAAACATTGGCGATACCAGCATTGCGATTTTCAGCCAGAACGATAAATGCTTTGTTGTAGGCGTGGAACCAGATGCAGATTTTTATAAAGAATGCGTTGAAAGTATTGTAATGAATAATCTTACTGACAGGTTTTTAGGTGTACAGAAATTTATTTCTACCCGTAAAGGTGCATTTGTAATAGAAAAAGATAAAACTTCATCTACAGGTTCAATTAATGAAAGTTCCGGAGAGGAACAGAACAATACCATTTCATTTGAAGATTTATTGAGTGTAATTCCAGAAAAATTATGTGAAAAATTTGATATACTTAAAATCGACACTGACGGATATGACTGGGATGTCATTAATACTTTTTCTGACCTCGGTAAAGCCCATAAGTATTTACCAAAATTTGTGTTTTTTGAAATGCAGACTTTTCTAAATAATGATTCTGCTAAAACGCTTCAGAGAGATGAAATGAATAATAAATATCTTGAAGCTCTGTCAGAATTAAAAGATTTGGGCTACACGCACTTCAGTTTATTCGATAATTTTGGAACTTATGTGAAGACTACAGAATCTATTGAGGAAATTAAAACGCTCAATGATTACCTTATACGTTCGCAGGTTTTGAACCGTTATTCGACAATTTTTTATTTTGATGTTTTAGCTTACAATGAAGGCGAGCTTAAATTTGTAAATGATAGAATTACAGAATTTTATACTCAAAAATAG